From the Syntrophomonadaceae bacterium genome, one window contains:
- the fusA gene encoding elongation factor G has translation MKVYQTEQIRNVAIVAHGGAGKTSLAETIMFNSGVTKRIGRVEDGNTVTDYHPEEIKRQVTINTSLAPCDWKGKKLNFIDTPGYADFIGDVKGALRVTETMLMVVCGVSGVEVQTEVIWEEATEKGMAKIAFINKMDRENANFSKVVGSMKEKLSGKIVPVQMPIGAADSFVGVIDLLKMKSLKYNSDGSAQEDVIPSEYLEQAISYRGELIEAAAEGDDELLMKYLEGEELSQEEIVAGLKKAIKSGDFVPVLCGSAIKNIGIVGLLDFVAEFLPSPSDMAGVTGAELEKRALSVLIFKTLADPYVGKVSYLRVYSGVFKGDTTYFNANKEADEKVGQVFILQGKNQTSVAELKPGDIGAVTKLQQTTTANTLTTKQNPVILDGIKFPEPSLTVAIRPKSKGDEDKLGNAIARLLEEDTTLRLAKNVETKETLLTGMGELHLDIIIERLSRKFGVEVERSHPKVPYRETIKSSVTRVEGKHKKQSGGHGQYGHVFIDATPLTGKEFEFAETIFGGSVPRQYIPAVEKGVREAMIEGILAGYPVTNIKITLTDGSYHTVDSSEMAFKLAAGLAFRKALEQAKPVLLEPIMIADIRVPEQFMGDIMGDLNGKRGRILGMETQGKQQIIKAQVPLSEMYRYAIDLKSITQGRGSFSMVFAQYEEVPAHIADKIIETAKQERAN, from the coding sequence ATGAAAGTTTACCAAACAGAACAAATTCGTAATGTGGCCATAGTTGCTCATGGTGGCGCAGGAAAGACTTCTCTTGCAGAAACTATTATGTTTAATTCCGGTGTAACGAAACGAATTGGGAGAGTTGAAGATGGCAATACTGTAACTGATTATCATCCAGAGGAAATAAAGAGGCAGGTAACCATTAATACTTCATTAGCTCCATGTGACTGGAAAGGTAAAAAACTTAACTTTATAGATACTCCCGGATATGCTGATTTTATTGGCGATGTTAAAGGAGCCTTACGGGTAACCGAAACAATGCTAATGGTTGTTTGTGGTGTATCTGGAGTAGAGGTGCAAACCGAAGTTATATGGGAAGAAGCTACCGAAAAGGGAATGGCTAAAATTGCTTTTATAAATAAAATGGATCGGGAGAACGCCAATTTCTCAAAAGTAGTTGGTAGTATGAAAGAAAAGCTATCCGGCAAGATTGTTCCGGTTCAGATGCCCATTGGAGCAGCAGATTCTTTTGTTGGGGTTATCGATTTATTGAAGATGAAGTCATTAAAGTATAATTCAGACGGCTCTGCTCAGGAAGATGTTATTCCATCAGAATATCTGGAACAAGCCATTAGTTATCGGGGAGAATTAATTGAAGCTGCTGCTGAAGGCGATGACGAGCTGCTGATGAAATACCTGGAAGGAGAGGAGTTATCCCAGGAAGAAATAGTAGCAGGGCTTAAAAAAGCTATTAAATCTGGGGATTTTGTCCCTGTCCTGTGTGGATCTGCAATAAAGAATATCGGCATCGTAGGATTGCTTGATTTTGTTGCAGAATTCCTCCCATCGCCATCTGATATGGCTGGGGTTACTGGTGCTGAATTAGAAAAGCGTGCTCTTTCAGTCCTTATATTTAAGACCCTGGCTGACCCTTATGTTGGAAAGGTTAGCTATTTGCGAGTTTATTCTGGAGTTTTCAAAGGAGACACAACTTATTTTAATGCCAACAAGGAAGCGGATGAGAAAGTCGGTCAAGTTTTTATTCTGCAAGGTAAAAATCAAACTTCTGTAGCTGAGCTGAAACCTGGAGATATTGGTGCTGTTACCAAATTGCAACAAACAACAACCGCTAATACACTAACAACCAAGCAAAACCCGGTAATTTTAGACGGCATCAAGTTCCCCGAACCAAGCCTTACTGTTGCAATCAGGCCCAAGAGCAAGGGCGATGAAGATAAACTTGGCAATGCCATTGCTCGGCTTTTGGAGGAAGATACAACCCTCAGGTTAGCCAAAAATGTCGAGACAAAGGAAACCTTGCTAACAGGGATGGGCGAGCTTCATCTGGATATTATCATTGAAAGGCTTTCCAGAAAATTTGGGGTGGAAGTCGAAAGATCTCATCCAAAAGTTCCTTACAGGGAAACAATAAAATCCAGTGTTACCAGAGTTGAAGGTAAACACAAAAAACAATCCGGGGGCCATGGGCAATATGGTCATGTCTTTATCGATGCCACGCCTCTCACCGGTAAGGAATTTGAATTTGCTGAAACCATCTTCGGTGGCTCAGTTCCTCGTCAATATATTCCCGCTGTTGAAAAAGGCGTTCGTGAAGCCATGATCGAGGGGATCCTGGCAGGCTATCCTGTAACCAATATCAAGATCACGCTTACCGATGGCTCTTATCACACCGTTGATTCTTCTGAAATGGCCTTTAAATTAGCTGCGGGTCTAGCTTTCAGGAAAGCCTTGGAGCAAGCCAAGCCAGTTTTGCTCGAACCGATTATGATTGCTGACATAAGGGTTCCTGAGCAATTTATGGGCGATATAATGGGTGACCTGAATGGGAAAAGAGGGAGAATCCTCGGAATGGAAACACAGGGAAAACAGCAGATTATAAAAGCTCAGGTTCCTTTATCTGAAATGTACCGCTACGCCATCGATTTAAAATCCATTACTCAAGGCCGGGGAAGCTTCTCTATGGTATTTGCCCAATACGAAGAGGTGCCTGCCCATATAGCGGATAAAATCATTGAAACGGCAAAACAGGAGAGGGCAAATTAA
- a CDS encoding transcriptional repressor: MAQKLEWIFRKLHDREYKITPQRQVILKAIMENPSQHLSAEDIYSLVKTTNPEIGLATIYRTLDLLADLEILQKMNFNDGRSRYEFNDQDEHHHHHLICLRCGKVAEFEDDLLETLETAIAKKRGFEILDHQLKIYGHCKDCH; this comes from the coding sequence GTGGCTCAAAAACTAGAATGGATTTTTCGGAAATTGCATGATCGGGAATATAAAATTACGCCGCAGCGCCAGGTTATTTTAAAGGCTATTATGGAGAACCCCTCTCAACATTTAAGCGCTGAAGATATATACAGCCTGGTAAAAACTACAAACCCCGAAATCGGATTGGCGACAATTTACCGGACCCTTGATTTGCTGGCAGACCTGGAAATCCTGCAGAAAATGAACTTTAATGATGGCAGAAGCCGTTATGAATTTAATGATCAAGATGAGCATCATCATCATCATTTAATTTGTCTTCGTTGCGGGAAAGTTGCAGAATTTGAGGATGATCTTCTAGAGACTCTAGAGACGGCTATTGCGAAGAAAAGGGGCTTTGAAATCCTTGATCACCAATTGAAAATTTACGGCCATTGCAAAGATTGTCATTAA
- a CDS encoding YpmA family protein: MSNYEGKLELIATKSVPEWEHLYKVVDFLNKNLKDKNIIVGLSKHKTENKMVVSIYET, encoded by the coding sequence ATGAGTAATTATGAAGGCAAACTGGAACTTATTGCCACAAAATCTGTTCCAGAGTGGGAACACCTTTATAAGGTTGTTGACTTTTTAAATAAAAATTTAAAAGATAAAAACATTATTGTTGGATTAAGTAAGCATAAAACTGAAAATAAAATGGTTGTTTCTATATACGAAACGTAA
- a CDS encoding TIGR04086 family membrane protein, which yields MPKMASSAGDGGFIVPIMHGITKSIILTIALSLLFGIIFYFTNLSENLSPPISSAILVLCAFLGGATAAKTKQSRGLLVGLLTSAVYFLLLTIFSLAVLKTPFYGSGLLQKGVLCLFAGGLGGIFGLTKS from the coding sequence ATGCCAAAAATGGCCAGCTCTGCTGGTGATGGGGGTTTTATTGTACCAATAATGCATGGAATCACTAAATCTATTATCTTAACTATTGCTTTGTCTTTGCTTTTTGGGATTATTTTTTATTTTACAAATCTATCTGAAAACCTTAGCCCCCCAATATCTTCTGCCATTTTGGTTTTATGTGCCTTTTTAGGGGGAGCAACTGCTGCTAAAACCAAACAATCACGTGGTCTGTTGGTTGGTTTATTAACAAGTGCTGTATACTTTCTGCTACTGACCATCTTTTCACTGGCTGTATTAAAAACACCGTTTTATGGGTCAGGGCTGTTACAAAAAGGCGTATTATGCCTGTTTGCGGGCGGACTGGGAGGTATTTTTGGGTTAACAAAGAGTTGA
- a CDS encoding vitamin B12-dependent ribonucleotide reductase, giving the protein MNLSPNARTILEKRYLKKENGKVIEKPEDMFSRVACAVTNAERLFNPHISDDDLSLIYQKFYSMMVGWDFLPNSPTLMNAGRELGQLSACFVLPVNDSMEEIFTAVKDAALIHKSGGGTGFSFSRIRPKNSPVKSTGGVASGPVSFMKVFNAATEAIKQGGTRRGANMGILRVDHPDILEFISCKADNMDITNFNISVGITKEFMTALENDEHYQLTFDGSVYGKLKAKEVFSLIVERAWANGEPGIIFLDRLNESNPTPSLGEIEATNPCGEQPLLGYEACNLGSINLANIVDERKTIQWDKLSDLVKWSVRFLDNVIEINVFPIEKIKEMVFGNRKIGLGVMGWADALFKLEIPYNSEEAIELARKMMRHIQQAAHEASTDLAKERGSFPNIGSSVYKGTLMRNATCTTIAPTGTISMIAGASSGIEPAFSLAYTKNVLDGAALIEVNPVFENYVYNNFSPETAKRLFNQVAEKGSVLGIDELSKDVQKIFVSALEIAPEWHIKMQGAFQEFCDNAVSKTVNFPYHATIADVDKVYRMAFALGCKGVTVYRSGSRETEVLVAGVAKDSKNANYGPEANRAKILPRPRPKRTLGVTEQVKTGCGKMYITVNADREGLIETFITTGSSGGCSGFTEGVSRLISLALRANLAPEAIIDQLTSVSCPNFLRRKVTDKSIVGKSCPDIIGIILTENLKLLADKERNLAYESLVATFNELSATATTFCGHGPGISEQELLKRGLCPECKSNLRFSEGCLTCTCGFSKCG; this is encoded by the coding sequence TTGAACTTATCGCCTAATGCAAGGACTATTTTAGAGAAGCGCTACCTGAAAAAAGAAAATGGCAAGGTAATTGAGAAACCGGAAGATATGTTTTCTCGGGTTGCTTGTGCGGTGACCAATGCAGAAAGATTATTCAATCCACATATTTCTGATGATGACTTGTCATTAATATATCAAAAGTTCTACTCCATGATGGTAGGATGGGATTTTCTACCTAACAGTCCCACACTGATGAATGCTGGTCGAGAGCTTGGGCAATTATCTGCTTGCTTTGTCCTGCCCGTAAACGATAGTATGGAGGAAATTTTTACAGCAGTAAAAGATGCTGCATTAATTCATAAAAGCGGTGGAGGGACAGGCTTTTCCTTTTCTCGCATTAGGCCAAAAAATAGTCCGGTAAAATCCACTGGAGGAGTTGCGTCAGGCCCGGTTTCCTTTATGAAAGTTTTCAACGCAGCAACGGAAGCGATTAAACAGGGTGGCACCAGGAGAGGTGCCAATATGGGGATATTGCGTGTGGATCATCCTGATATACTCGAATTTATATCCTGCAAAGCAGATAATATGGATATTACCAACTTTAATATTTCCGTAGGAATTACGAAGGAATTTATGACTGCATTGGAAAATGATGAGCATTACCAATTGACATTTGATGGAAGTGTTTATGGCAAACTCAAAGCTAAAGAAGTGTTTAGCCTGATTGTGGAAAGAGCCTGGGCAAATGGCGAGCCCGGTATAATTTTTTTAGATCGGCTAAACGAGAGCAACCCAACCCCTAGTTTGGGTGAAATCGAAGCTACTAATCCATGTGGTGAACAACCTCTATTAGGTTACGAGGCCTGCAATCTAGGTTCAATCAATTTGGCCAATATAGTCGATGAAAGAAAGACAATCCAATGGGATAAATTATCCGATCTTGTTAAATGGTCAGTGAGATTTCTGGATAATGTTATAGAAATAAATGTTTTCCCGATTGAAAAGATTAAAGAAATGGTTTTTGGGAACCGCAAAATTGGCTTGGGTGTGATGGGCTGGGCAGATGCCTTGTTTAAGTTGGAAATTCCGTATAACTCTGAAGAGGCAATTGAACTGGCAAGGAAAATGATGCGGCATATTCAACAGGCAGCACATGAAGCTTCAACTGATCTGGCAAAAGAGAGGGGCAGTTTCCCAAATATCGGGTCGAGCGTCTACAAGGGCACATTAATGCGAAATGCAACTTGTACCACAATTGCACCAACTGGAACTATTAGCATGATCGCAGGCGCATCTTCCGGAATTGAACCGGCATTTTCACTTGCCTACACCAAAAACGTGCTTGATGGAGCTGCCTTAATTGAGGTTAATCCAGTTTTTGAAAATTATGTTTATAATAATTTTTCTCCGGAAACCGCAAAAAGACTGTTTAATCAGGTTGCTGAAAAGGGGTCAGTTTTAGGTATCGATGAATTATCAAAAGATGTGCAGAAGATATTTGTCTCTGCATTGGAAATTGCTCCTGAGTGGCATATCAAAATGCAAGGAGCATTCCAGGAGTTTTGTGATAATGCTGTTTCAAAAACAGTTAACTTTCCTTATCATGCAACTATTGCAGATGTTGATAAGGTGTATCGAATGGCTTTTGCTCTTGGATGCAAAGGGGTTACCGTCTACCGGTCTGGCAGCCGGGAAACCGAAGTCCTTGTTGCTGGTGTTGCCAAAGACTCTAAAAACGCCAATTATGGACCTGAAGCAAATAGGGCAAAAATCCTCCCCCGGCCAAGACCGAAGAGGACGTTGGGTGTTACTGAACAGGTGAAGACCGGTTGCGGTAAAATGTATATTACAGTAAACGCTGATAGAGAGGGCCTAATTGAAACCTTTATAACTACTGGTTCCTCTGGTGGCTGCTCCGGTTTTACTGAAGGTGTCAGCCGGTTAATTTCATTAGCACTTCGAGCTAATTTAGCACCAGAAGCCATTATTGATCAACTTACTTCAGTTAGCTGTCCAAATTTTCTTAGAAGAAAAGTCACTGATAAGAGTATTGTTGGCAAATCATGCCCGGATATCATTGGGATAATACTGACTGAGAATTTAAAACTTTTGGCAGACAAGGAAAGGAATCTGGCTTATGAAAGTTTGGTTGCAACCTTTAATGAATTAAGTGCAACAGCCACAACATTCTGCGGCCATGGGCCCGGTATATCTGAACAAGAATTGCTTAAACGAGGCCTTTGTCCTGAATGCAAATCTAATCTTCGTTTCTCAGAAGGGTGTTTGACATGTACCTGCGGTTTTAGCAAGTGTGGCTAG
- a CDS encoding glycosyltransferase family 4 protein, protein MKIGFFTDSFRPYTSGVVRSIETYSRELTALGHTVYTFAPNYPLCQPEDKVFRYFSISSPTNKDFTLAIPFSLYLKQTIQKTGIEVIHTHSPFLLGRLGARHAKRNKIPLVFTYHTLYDQYVHYIPIVKDLAKKLVRKITLDYCNLCDLVIAPTKVVGDYLAEGGVYKPIEILPTGIEIKEFANLDRGWLRRTYGIGENKKVLLHVGRLGAEKNVDFLLQATAGIIKKVPEACLVLVGTGPKSADLKQLASDLGISNHVLFVGFLPREDVIKAYGGADLFVFASLTETQGIVLGEAKAAGLPVVAVKANGASEMVKTGNDGILTELNLEEFQNTVVTLLNNHGLRRNFSDNSLQNLRDISSQACAEKMAGCYYSLIKKN, encoded by the coding sequence TTGAAAATCGGGTTTTTTACGGATAGCTTTCGTCCCTATACAAGTGGAGTAGTTCGTTCAATTGAAACGTATTCTCGTGAGTTGACTGCATTAGGACATACTGTCTACACTTTTGCGCCCAACTATCCTTTATGTCAACCAGAAGATAAAGTCTTCAGATATTTTTCAATTTCCTCACCTACAAACAAAGATTTTACTTTAGCAATACCTTTTTCTTTATACTTAAAACAAACTATTCAAAAAACCGGTATCGAGGTTATCCACACCCATTCTCCATTTTTGCTTGGCCGCCTCGGGGCCAGGCATGCCAAGCGGAACAAGATTCCGCTGGTATTTACCTACCACACTTTATATGACCAGTATGTCCATTATATTCCGATCGTCAAGGACCTTGCCAAAAAACTTGTCAGAAAAATAACCCTCGATTATTGTAATTTATGTGACTTGGTCATTGCCCCAACAAAAGTGGTCGGTGATTATCTTGCCGAAGGAGGGGTGTATAAACCCATTGAAATTTTGCCAACTGGTATTGAAATAAAAGAATTTGCGAATCTTGACCGAGGGTGGTTAAGACGAACATACGGAATCGGAGAGAACAAAAAAGTATTGTTGCACGTAGGACGTTTGGGGGCAGAAAAAAATGTCGATTTTCTGCTTCAAGCAACTGCAGGGATAATAAAAAAAGTTCCAGAAGCCTGTCTGGTTTTGGTTGGTACAGGGCCGAAATCTGCTGATTTGAAACAACTAGCCAGCGATCTTGGTATTAGTAATCATGTCTTGTTTGTTGGTTTCCTGCCGAGGGAGGATGTAATCAAGGCTTACGGCGGGGCAGATTTGTTTGTTTTTGCCTCATTAACAGAAACCCAGGGGATAGTCTTAGGTGAGGCAAAGGCTGCCGGATTACCAGTTGTTGCTGTTAAGGCTAACGGTGCTTCTGAGATGGTGAAAACAGGTAATGACGGCATCTTAACGGAATTGAATCTGGAAGAGTTTCAAAACACAGTTGTAACATTGCTTAATAATCACGGTTTAAGGAGAAATTTTAGCGATAACTCTCTTCAGAATTTACGGGACATTTCATCTCAAGCTTGCGCTGAAAAGATGGCCGGTTGCTATTATTCCTTAATTAAAAAAAATTAA
- the spoVB gene encoding stage V sporulation protein B encodes MKKQSLIKGALILVGAGIINRIIGFAYRIGVMRTVGPEGVGLYEMVFPLYTLALVIITAGIPIALAKTVAELEAKRHFKSIYKLMFFSLCFMTFTSVLAIIIIVVLRPVLLPKLLPDPRSIFPFMTMVPALILVALSSILRGYFQGLQQMTPSAVSQICEQVVRTTLGITLAYKLLPYGPAYAATGLAAGMVIGETVGLISLLVFYRFSSLRRKIDSNASTEENFHSLIRKIMTLSFPITSARIVTASIMSIQAILIPRRLQAAGLSVSESTTVFGEFTGIALSLISLPTLFSNSMAISLVPAISEGLAKGQNQAVQRRIQVALSATIITGLPWAILYFLLPREISQMIFGVNGAAQTLQLLAMGCVFLYIQQTTIGILQGLGRVDIALKHIVLGAILNLGLVYHLTGIESLSIRGTAIAYSATWFSVSMLNLYRLLELKQISLDIKEMVVAPVIGSVGMTIAIILTWWQLQQSFFPPAFCTLVSIVGGLAIYFGLVYFNSDTLRSYAKIRKL; translated from the coding sequence ATGAAGAAACAGTCATTGATCAAAGGCGCTCTGATATTAGTTGGAGCAGGGATCATTAATCGAATCATTGGTTTTGCCTACCGGATTGGAGTGATGCGGACAGTAGGGCCAGAGGGTGTTGGGCTTTACGAAATGGTTTTCCCTTTATATACCTTGGCGCTAGTGATAATAACTGCCGGCATTCCCATAGCCTTGGCCAAAACAGTAGCTGAATTGGAGGCAAAAAGACATTTTAAATCTATCTATAAATTAATGTTTTTCAGCTTATGCTTTATGACTTTCACCAGTGTTTTAGCCATCATAATTATTGTTGTATTGAGACCAGTCTTGTTGCCAAAGTTATTGCCTGATCCAAGATCTATCTTCCCTTTTATGACCATGGTACCAGCTCTGATTCTTGTAGCCCTTAGCTCAATTCTTCGTGGCTATTTTCAAGGACTTCAACAAATGACCCCTTCAGCGGTAAGCCAGATCTGTGAACAGGTGGTGCGCACAACTCTTGGAATAACACTAGCCTATAAACTTCTACCTTATGGTCCAGCCTATGCGGCAACAGGACTGGCTGCAGGTATGGTTATCGGAGAAACGGTTGGGTTGATCTCGTTATTGGTTTTTTATAGGTTTAGCTCATTACGCAGGAAAATCGATTCTAACGCCAGCACTGAGGAAAATTTTCATTCTTTGATACGCAAAATCATGACTTTGTCTTTTCCTATCACATCGGCAAGGATAGTGACTGCATCTATTATGAGCATTCAAGCTATATTAATTCCCAGGAGACTGCAGGCCGCAGGTTTATCAGTAAGTGAATCAACTACTGTCTTTGGCGAATTTACTGGAATTGCTCTTTCTCTAATCAGCCTCCCTACATTGTTTAGCAATTCAATGGCAATAAGCCTTGTTCCTGCAATATCAGAGGGCTTGGCGAAAGGCCAAAATCAAGCGGTCCAACGCCGGATTCAAGTAGCTTTGTCAGCTACAATCATTACCGGTCTGCCCTGGGCAATTCTTTATTTTTTACTGCCGCGTGAAATATCCCAGATGATCTTTGGCGTTAACGGAGCCGCCCAAACTTTGCAGCTTCTGGCTATGGGTTGTGTATTTCTGTATATCCAGCAAACAACAATTGGCATACTTCAGGGCTTAGGTAGAGTAGATATTGCCTTGAAGCATATCGTGCTAGGAGCTATACTTAACCTGGGTCTTGTCTACCATTTGACCGGGATAGAATCTCTGTCTATTCGCGGCACAGCGATTGCCTACAGTGCAACTTGGTTCTCAGTTTCAATGCTAAATCTTTATCGGCTGTTGGAATTAAAACAAATCAGTCTGGACATTAAAGAAATGGTCGTTGCGCCTGTAATCGGTTCAGTTGGCATGACTATCGCAATTATTCTAACTTGGTGGCAGCTGCAGCAGTCTTTTTTCCCCCCCGCATTTTGCACGTTAGTTTCAATTGTTGGCGGTCTAGCAATTTACTTTGGATTGGTTTATTTTAATTCTGACACCTTAAGGTCTTATGCCAAGATTCGAAAACTTTAA
- a CDS encoding Fe-S-containing hydro-lyase: protein MSIINITTPLTNDSLEKLRSGDQVLLNGVIFTARDAAHARLAELLERGEKLPVDLCGQVIYYVGPSPAKPGQVIGSAGPTTSYRMDMYTPKLLEVAGLKGMIGKGKRSKEVKDAIVRCKAVYFTAVGGAAALIAKRIVKAEVVAYQDLGPEAVHRLVVENFPLFVVNDCYGGDLYQEGINIYADTSVK from the coding sequence ATTAGCATTATAAACATAACCACTCCATTAACGAATGATAGTTTGGAAAAACTTCGTTCGGGAGATCAAGTGCTATTAAATGGTGTCATTTTTACGGCAAGAGATGCAGCCCATGCACGGCTTGCAGAATTATTGGAAAGAGGCGAAAAGCTTCCGGTTGATCTGTGCGGACAAGTAATCTATTATGTGGGACCAAGCCCAGCGAAACCAGGACAAGTAATTGGTTCGGCAGGCCCTACTACCAGCTATCGCATGGACATGTATACACCTAAATTGCTTGAGGTTGCCGGTTTAAAGGGAATGATTGGAAAGGGGAAACGCTCAAAAGAAGTTAAGGACGCCATTGTTCGATGTAAAGCAGTTTATTTTACTGCAGTTGGAGGAGCAGCTGCCTTAATCGCCAAAAGAATTGTAAAGGCCGAAGTTGTCGCATATCAGGATCTAGGCCCGGAGGCTGTCCATCGCCTTGTGGTAGAGAATTTTCCGCTCTTTGTCGTCAATGATTGCTACGGCGGCGACCTTTATCAGGAAGGCATTAATATATACGCTGATACTTCAGTGAAGTGA
- a CDS encoding tetratricopeptide repeat protein, with protein sequence MRKHMRDLNIIFNIGVTAYEQNNFRKAIEWFDLVLKQQPENVDMLNNIACYLIKMKELNKALFCLQKAETILRDDETILSNMAIAHAKNKNWSKAIFYFDQVFIKKPKDTTMINNLASCLMESGRYQLALRCLNKAISQEEHNLFLLFNKAQCLIYLRDCKEAKSVLQTAMKISPNNSVGLYLLGQIHEELMEETEALSYYNQAWGLV encoded by the coding sequence ATGAGAAAGCACATGCGAGATTTAAATATAATTTTTAATATTGGTGTTACAGCTTACGAGCAAAATAACTTTAGAAAGGCTATTGAATGGTTTGATTTAGTACTTAAGCAGCAACCGGAGAATGTTGACATGTTAAATAACATCGCTTGTTATCTTATAAAGATGAAGGAACTGAATAAAGCTCTTTTTTGTTTGCAAAAAGCAGAAACAATTCTCAGAGACGACGAAACAATTTTATCGAATATGGCCATTGCTCATGCAAAAAACAAGAATTGGTCCAAAGCAATTTTCTATTTTGATCAGGTTTTTATAAAAAAACCAAAGGACACAACAATGATAAATAATTTGGCGTCTTGTTTGATGGAATCTGGCAGGTACCAACTTGCTTTGAGATGTCTGAACAAAGCCATCAGCCAGGAAGAACATAACTTATTCTTGTTATTCAATAAGGCACAATGTCTGATTTATTTGCGGGACTGTAAGGAAGCAAAATCAGTTCTGCAAACAGCGATGAAGATTTCTCCAAATAATTCAGTAGGCTTATATTTATTAGGACAAATTCACGAAGAATTAATGGAGGAAACTGAGGCTCTTTCTTACTACAATCAGGCTTGGGGTTTAGTATAG
- the surE gene encoding 5'/3'-nucleotidase SurE, whose amino-acid sequence MHILLTNDDGIAAEGITILRQELIKIAQVTVIAPERERSASGHGITVHKPLRVKTYNYHDGTVGWSVSGTPADCVKIAIDALVKKNKPDLVVSGINFGANLGTDVLYSGTVSAAIEASILGCPSIAVSLVTGDDYCFSVAAEFTSHLCSKLFERELPSDILLNVNIPDRKKENIQGVEITKLGNHRYDNTVHKREDPRGKVYYWLAGEIVDSNQEEGTDVAAIKAGRISITPIHFDLTNYQIIDRLKSMKINLP is encoded by the coding sequence ATGCATATTCTGTTGACAAATGATGATGGAATCGCTGCTGAGGGCATCACAATTCTTCGTCAAGAATTGATTAAAATTGCTCAAGTTACCGTTATTGCTCCAGAAAGAGAGAGGAGCGCTTCCGGCCATGGGATTACAGTCCATAAACCGTTGCGCGTAAAAACATATAATTACCATGATGGAACTGTTGGCTGGTCAGTTTCTGGAACCCCTGCTGATTGTGTAAAAATAGCTATAGATGCTCTCGTAAAGAAAAATAAACCTGACCTTGTAGTTTCCGGGATAAATTTTGGGGCTAACCTTGGAACAGATGTATTATACTCCGGTACAGTTTCTGCGGCAATTGAGGCATCAATCTTAGGTTGTCCATCCATTGCAGTATCGCTCGTCACTGGCGATGATTATTGTTTTTCGGTCGCAGCTGAGTTTACCAGTCATTTGTGCTCTAAACTATTTGAGAGAGAGCTACCTTCTGATATCTTATTAAATGTCAATATACCTGATCGGAAAAAAGAAAATATTCAAGGAGTCGAAATAACCAAGCTTGGTAACCATCGATATGATAACACCGTTCATAAGCGGGAAGATCCTAGGGGAAAGGTTTATTATTGGTTGGCAGGAGAAATTGTTGATTCCAATCAGGAGGAAGGGACAGACGTTGCTGCTATTAAGGCAGGACGGATTTCTATTACTCCTATTCATTTTGACTTAACAAATTACCAAATAATTGATAGGCTAAAATCAATGAAAATTAATCTGCCATAA